CTCTGCTATTCAAGGATCTTTACTGCTCTTTGAATAAGCCATCTAGTCAATAAGCTTAGATGACTTAGCTCGTCTACGATGATAATAGCGAGATGAGCTAGTATATATCCGGTCTCTTACAGTCGATGGGGACTCGTTGGACTTATTGCTGGTCTGGATCGTTGCTTAACTGCGAGGCACCTTACGGAAGAGCCATTGAGATATCCAGAGCCTCTTTCAGGCACTTGCTAGGTTGTTCTGTGCGGTTTTGAAATATTACTGTAAATCTCGGCCTTACTTAAATTCAACATACAAACTTCAGCATATCTCAAATAACCATAGCAAACCATCCTTTGTCcctttgaagcttttgagatGTCGACCGTCACTCTTAGAAAGGTTGTTTACTGTGATGTCTGCTCATTTCCTCCTGATTACTGCGAATTTAGTGGGAAACTGAAGCGTTGTAAGGTGTGGTTGCGTGAGAATCATCCCGATATCTACGTTCAGCAATACggagaagatgaagacgagGTGAATGCGGTGAGTTCAAAACTAGCAGAATCGAGCATCGGCGAGGAAAGAgaggagaaactggagaaggaCCTGAAAAGACTGGAAACGAAGCAAGAGAACAGAGAGCAGAGAGAACTAGCAAAGAAGTTGTCATCCAAGGTGGTCATTAAGAGGGAGGCAAGAACCAAGAGGAAGTTTATCCTAGCTATTTCAGGTCTAGAAGTGTTCGATGTTGACATGAAAAAACTCGCCAAGACGTTTGCATCCAAGTTCGCTACCGGCTGCTCTGTATCCAAGAatgctgaaaagaaggaagaaattgtcATCCAAGGCGACGTCTTGGAAGAGGTGGAAAAGTATATACATTCTttgctcgaagaaaagggACTGAAGGATGTCAAAGTCGAAACGATTGAcgccaagaaaaagaagaaggcgcCAGAGACACCGGCTAATTAGTTGATTATGAGTACATATTACTGGCCATTTAGCGTTGAATGGCCGAAACCTAATATTAATTGGTCTGTTGGGCTGCAGCTGCGGCAGCAGCCCTCTTTCGCATCGTTTTGCCGACATATCTAAGCACGAATGGCAAGAGGGCGGTATTCAAGGCGACCCAGGCGACCAGAATACCGTAATTTCTTCCCATGTGTTGCTTCGACAagttcaaaaagatgaCTTTATAAATATCAACGCCATTATGAATGGGCATGGCGTAACCGTAACGGTAGAACTGATTATTCAGGACCAGCGGATAGAATGAAGGAGCAATGTTCAGAATGATCCACGTCATCAGCCAGAAACCGAGATACTGTGGGCCCAAAGTTAAGACCAAACTTATTACATTCTCATTTGCGCCACCAAGAGCCATCATCAGCAGCCAGGTGCTCATCCAATACACCACAAAACCTGCTCTGCCGAATGCCTTAGTGAAATCGACCTGGAATATGGCAGATACCGTGCAGAAGAAAAGCGAGAGAAAGAAGTAAGTGAGCCACGAGATTCCGATTCTGTATAGGATAATGTGGCGcggcttcagcagcttcgaCATCTCTACATGCAAAGGAGCAAAAAGCGACAGCTGGAAAAAGGTCAACAGCAGACAGTAGATCAGACCGACCTGCAACGGTGCCAGCAGCAGTGCATTGTAGAATGGCCTGTAGTCCACATACTCAAAGTTCATATTCGAGGCCGCTATGATTCTGTCTGGTGGCGGTGTCTCTGTCAGATTGCCCAGGAGACTAGGCAGATACTGATCCAGGAAATACGTCCTGTAAATCCCCTCCAGTGTCTTCATGTTCGGCAGAATGGCGGACTGCAGGCTGGTTGGATCACGGCCACTCTCGTAGATAGCCTCGAAGTACTCTGTAGAGTTGAACGCCGTGGGTCCGCCGGTCAGCGAATCGTACAAAGCGTTGGTCGCGTTCCGCTTGACATTCAGCGCCATCCAGTACTTTTCCCCAAAGATCAGATCGACCACCTTGTCATCGATCTCCTCGCTCGACACTTTGTACTTTTCACTAAACTCGCTCGCATTGAACACATGCCACGTACACGGCACGCCCGCGACCAGCGTCGCTATCGCTGCCGACATTGTCGTTCCCACAAGCTCAGATTCGTCCTGAATAACCGTCAGCACGTTCACTTTGAACATATAATGCTGTCGATTGTACGTGGCACCCCAGTAGATCGACAACAGCGACAACACAAACACCGCCAACAGCGCATTTGTCAGTACAAACGTCCAAATAATCTTCTTCCTGTGGCTCTTCATCTTAGGCGAAAAGAACCGGGTCCCCATCCGCTGCAGCGCTGCTGATCCCTCCTGCTGCTTGGCctcctcctgctgcttGGTCTCCACCGGCGCTGCCTCACCGTCATACCCAGCAGCTGACTCTGCCGTCGACGCTTCTGAACTCCCCTCCACATGCAAATCCTTGTTCACCACCCTATTCATACACTCGGAAGCCCCCTCCGTGTACACCTGGTTCAAAGCCATCTCATCCTCGTCCACCATTTTGCCAACCACAGACTCACTCGCCGCAATGGTCAGTATCTCGGAACTCTCGAAACTGTGACCGAATAATCCTTTTATACAAAGGCGGCCCGAGGCTTTTATAAATGATCAGCTACCACTAATCTACCAGCCTCTTCTCGTCTCAGCCGTACCAGCTTAGTAATAAGCCATTCATGCTATCAGTTATGCCAATTTATATACTTATGCAAGGTCAACAAAGGCGATTGATAGCAAAATCACCGGATACGAGACACTCGTTTACCGTAGGCAGTTCTCGTTCGAAGCGCAGCTTCCAGAGGCCAGGTCGCGGTTGAGCATGGTCTAGCGACTCTGCAGTGAAGAAGCCTGGTGCGAGTCTTCTGTTTCTCTGGCTGTTGTAGCCCTCTAGATGGCTATTCGATGAAGTTGATGGTTTTCGTACGAAGTGACCGGTAATAACAAACCAATACCATAGTGAGGGCCATTTGAAGAGGGCTCTACAAGAGCTGTAGGGCAGTGAAGAGGTCTGCTGAGAGGTCAATTGGCTTGCTGATGGTGGTGTTGGGTGATGCGATCGAGCGGAGCCTGGCGGCGAGGCTGCTGGGGGCCGGGGAGTTCAACAGCGGGGATGCAGTCCTGGATAGGGCGCTGAGGCTCCAGTTTAGGGTCCAGTACCATCTGTTTGGGGCTGGGATGACTGCTGTGGTCGGCCAGGTGCTGCTTGACGAGTGTGAGAAGGTTGGCGGATGCCTAGCGGCATCCGCCAGGGAGGCCCAGACGAGCAGACTGATAGATAAGGTTCTTCACAACACTAGAGGCGTCCTGTGCTTCCATTTGGGCGAGATGGAGGATGCTGTGACGCAGCTCGAGGCAGCCAGGGCGATTGGTATCGGATACGGGGAGTTTGGGCGATACTTGGAGTTGGAGAACTTGTACTACCGCGGGCTTTGCCAGGACTCGCCGGCGCTGTACGGCAGCGAGCTGGCCGAGGTCGTGGAGGCTATTCCGGACGAGTCCCAGGGGTTGGCGCTGCATTATCTGTACGCAATCCTTGAGAAGCTCGCCAAGGAAGCGAACAAGACCGAAatgctgaagcagcttCCCCAGACAAGCTCTGTGGGTCTCATGGCGCGGCATTTCTCGAGGGAAATTCGCGAGAAGGAGCTGTTGAGTCTGGCGCAGGCGGTGCTGCAGAAGGCAAAGTTCCCTCAGGCTAAGGAGACAAATGATGTTGAACTCGAGAGATTCCACGCCTTCATGTCGTACTATTTCAGGACACAGAAAAGCGTCTCTGCCGAATGGGGCGATTTCATCGTAGCATCGATGCAGAGGACGTTCCAGTCCGTGAAAGTGGCCAAGAGCGCAATGCTGTACTTTGCAAAGACCAACGGTAAGGCAACACACAGCAGGAGGGAATCGGTGCTGAACTTTATCAACTTTGCGAGGTACGCCGAGAAGCATTATGTGATCAGCGGTGGAACATACCAAGACGTCATGTCGTTGATCGATTGCTACAGTTTTGTGCTGCGGATGGCGAGGGACGAGTCGTGGAACATTGAGAGTGTCTTCAACGTGGAGGAAACTACCAATAAGCTACTGAAGCTTTTGCACTTCTTCTACCATGAATACAATTTCCCGCTGATGGAGAATGCCGAGTCGCTGAATTGGCTTGAAAACTCGTCGAAACTTTTCCTGCCCAGAACAGTCTCGAGAACTCTGTCAGAGGCCTGGGAGGTTCTCTATCAGGTGCGAGCCGAATCCTTGAAACATATGGTGTCCAATGATCTGGCCTGCTACTTGTCGAACGCTATGTGTGCCGCCCCAAAGGGCAGTAATTTAGCCGATTTGCAATTCGAGTACTCCTATGTGCTTGCATCACAAAGAAAAATAGAGCCTGCCATCAAAGTTTTGAAATCCGTGCTTCTGGAAGCAAATCCAGAGCTCTATAAAGCCTGGCATCTTCTGGCACTTTGTGAATCCATTCACGAGAACAAGGAagtctccttcaagattgTCTGTTCTGTTCTAGAAGCTATGAAAGAGAGCCTAGCTGAGAATAAATTACGAATTCTCGATAGATGGCAATTCATTCAGTTAAAACTGACGCAGTTGAGcctcatcgatgagctgtttGGCACCTTAGATGCTTCGGAAATGCTCCCGGAGGTTTTCGAGCTTTACTCGGTCTTATTTCCAGCGGACACCGAAGAGTTTGATAGAATTGGTGATAAATGTaagcaatcaaaggaaTATCTACTGCAAGCCATTTGGATTTTTGCGGCTAACCTTTACATGAGGCTCGGTGATAAAGTAGaagatgccaagaaagctatcAGCGAAGCAGAGCAGGTCACAGATAAATTCAAGAATCTTAACTGTGACCTTGCGAGGGGCTatttgaaattgatcaatgGAGAGCCAAGAGCCGCTTTGAGTAATTTCGAAACTGTGTTATTTTACGATCCGCTGAACGTTAATGCTCTCATAGGTTTTGCTCAAATCATTTTTCCAGAAGAGCTGAATGAATCGGAGGCGGCACTACGAGAGTATTGGCATTTAGAAGAGTCCAACAAAGGAGCCCACAGTGCGGGAGGCACAACGCAGCAAGTGTTTGTCAGCGACCTGGATAAATCTGCTGCTTGTGCCAGGCTGAAATTTCTACTGGAGTATGCCATTACGAAGTCCATCGAAGCCTACCACTCACCAGAAGTATGGTGGTATCTCTCGAGCATTTATGAAAAATATGAAGACCAAAGCTACAAAGCTTCGCTACTGAACTGCATACGGTATAAAGAGTCGGATCCAATCCGAGCATTCCAAAGTTGTAACTTTTAGTCTAATGCATTATACTTGACCAGCAAAATACTATGAACGAATGAATCGGCACTGGCTTGCATGATGTGATGCGCCAGTCTCAAAAACAGTTATTTCGACACCAACGGCTCTTGGTCTAGTTTACTTGTCGAAGGTGTCCTTCGCAGGCTGTAACCTGCCGTGGCAGCCAAGAAAGTTAATTCTGAGTGCTTATTAAAAATGGCAAGCTAATGAGAAGCCTTCAAGATACCTAGATTATGATCAATGGTAGCCTTTAGAAGGACTATATGAATCGTATTTAGTTATTCTTTAATTGATATAAGGTGTTGGCTCTTGTTAGTTAGCAGATCAATAATAACAATTAAGACCGTAAGTAAGGCAGCTCCAATAAATGCTCATGATAGCAAATGTCAGCATCACCTAAACCCAAAGGATCAAGCTTACAAGACGTCTCGGAAAAGGGTACCGCTTCTCCAACGGGAGAAAGTTCAGATATCAGGACTACCATTCGGCACTGTCTTTCTGTCCTGGTCCCTCTAGCATTGACTTCATTATCCTTCTATGTAAGACTGCACAACATCGAGAAGAACCAGTACGTTGTTTGGGATGAAGCTCACTTTGGCAAGTTTGGGTCCTATTACATCAAGCATGAGTTTTATCACGATGTTCATCCACCATTGGGAAAGATGCTGATTGCTTTAACGGAATGGCTTGCTGGATTTGATGGCAATTTTGGGTTTGATTCAAACACTGCCTACCCCGATAATGTCAATTATAAAAGAATTCGTCAGTACAATGCCATCTTCGGTGCTTTATGTACGCCTGTGGCATATTATTCCGCCAAGAATATGGGATTTGGAGCATTGACGGTATTTCTTATAACCTTGATGGTAACTTTGGAGCATTCCTTCATTGTGCTATCAAAGTTCATCCTTTTGGATTCAATGCTTCTGTTCTTCACCATGCTCGCATTTTACTGCATGGTTAAGCTCTACAACTTTCGAGACAAACCTTTTACTAGACCTTGGTCTTGGTGGATGCTCTTAACCGGAGTCTCTATCGGATGCGTCTGCTCAGTCAAATGGGTGGGACTATTTATAACATTGGTTATTGGACTATACACGGTCATGGAACTTTTCTCATTTCACAGCAATGCTTCCATTAGCAAAAAGATGCTTTTCAAACACTGGATTATTAGGGTGATTAACTTAATCTTGATTCCATTTTTGATATatctcttctgcttcaggGTTCATTTCGCCATTCTTTATAAATCTGGGACAGGCGATGCATCTACTAACACATTGTTTCAGATCAATCTGCAGAATAATAAGATTGAAAATAGTCCACGCGATGTTGTGTATGGATCCGAGGTCACCATTAGATCTCATGGACTCAGCCCGAACTTGCTACATTCTCACGTACAGACATATCCCGAAGGCTCTAATCAAAAACAAGTGACAGGTTATGGCTTTGCTGATGGTAATAACGTCTGGCAGATCCGTTTTTCAAGAGGTTCGGGCCTTCAATCGGATTTTAACGACACACTTGACGACATGCTTCGACCTGTGAAAGATGGCGATGAAATCAGGTTAGTGCATAAAAGTACAGGAACAAATCTTCATTCACATGAAGTTCCTTCCCATGTTTCTCGAGGTAACTTTGAGGTTTCTGGCTATGGTTCGGAAACTGTTGGCGATGACAAGGATGATTGGATTATTGAGTTTGTTGAACAATTGGATTCGTCCAATCCTgattttccaaaagaagatcataCCAATCTACACCCGGTGTCCACTTTTTTCAGGCTGAGACATAAGGTGCTGGGTTGTTACTTGACCTCGACCGGCTTATCCTACCCTGCATGGGGCTTTAAGCAAGCTGAAATTGTATGCAAAGAGTCatggagcagaagagaCAAATCAACTTGGTGGAACGTAGAGGAACACTGGAATGAACATCTGGAAAGCTCCCCTGACTATGTTCCTCCAAAGTCCAAGTTTTGGACAGACTTTGTCCTAATTAATTTTGCCATGGCATCTTCCAATAATGCACTGATTCCAGATGAAGACAAATACGACAACCTGGCCACAAAAGCATGGGAATGGCCTACCTTGCATACTGGACTCCGCATGTGCAGCTGGTCGAGGGATGTTTATCGTTACTACCTGATCGGTTCGCCTTTTAATACATGGCTTTCGACAGCATCCTTATTTGCTTTTATCTTCCTCATGGTCAAGTTGGCCTTTCAATGGAGAAGACAAGCAATCGAAATCTCGGAACAACAGTTCTGGGATCTAATGATAAAGGGGGGTTTCCCTTTTGTCTCCTGGATAGCTCATTATTTGCCTTTCGTAACGATGGGAAGAGTCACGTATGTTCATCATTACGTCCCAGCATTATACTTTGCTATTTTGGTCTTCGGTTTCACAATTGATTATGTTTCGCAAGGTTTGAGGACGCCGGTACGGTATGCTATCTATACCCTGCTCTTTGCTGGCTGTACTTACACCTACATCTACTTTTCTCCTCTATGTCAGGGCATGCATGGACCTGGTGTTGTGTACTCGAAGCTACAGCTGCTGCCCACCTGGGATATTGTTATATAATAAAACATGGAAAGGCGTTAATGAGCAACAAAAGCATTGCAGCTTCGTTGTATGCAAAACTATAGAAGTCGGTACCACGTAAAAGGTCTAGATTAAAATGATGCTAATAGCGGCCGGCTTAGAGCTTGATGGAGAAAATTCTGGTGGAGGAGTCCTCGCTTCCAACTCCTAGGAATTTTTTTCCATCCCGTTGTAGCGTTGACCACCTCAAGCGAGTCACTCTGTCAGCTGGAGCTATATCCTCCTCGAAGGTCGTCAAGAGTTCAAAACGCGAATCCAAGTAGGTGTAGATATGGATAGTGCCATTTCCTGCACCAATGGCAAGCAGTATTTTACCATTAAAAAGCTCGTGGTAAACCGACAACGCTGTCACCGGCTCAGTAAATTTCACTGAAGATTCTGATACGAAATCATGCTCAGATTCGTCAAACCTCCAGGCTTTTACGCTCTTATCTCTTGAGCCTGTAAAAAAAGTCTGTCCGTACTCGATCGGAGCCCAATCACAATCCCATATAATTCTAGTATGAGCCTTTGCATTACTGtacttcaaagaaaacttGTTCGTCGCAACATCTCGTTGCCACAGCGCCCACTTTCTGTCTCTCGAAGTGGATAGGAGTAGCTGACTGTCTCTCGAGAACTTGAGCCTCGTTATAGTTAATTCATGATAAGGAAGCTGAGGTTTGATCTCCTGCCACGTCTTACTGTCGAATATACGAACGACTGCATGTTGAGGAGAATTTGACCTACAGGCGGATGCAATCAGCGCACCATCGGAAGAGACGTCAACGCAAGTAATTTCATAACCGTGTCCATAAAGTTTTTCTATCTCTGGCCATAGAAGATGTCTCTGTAACTGGTCCTCAAGTGGAGGCGTTGCGAGGGCCGAGATTAAACTGTAAGATATATTCTTAGTCTCATTCGTCTCGCGCTCATTAGGatcgtcctcttcttgttcagcttcatcgTTCTGATTCACGGCCTTGTTAGATAGACCTAACGCTGGTAATGCGGCAGACTCTGGTAACGCTTGGCTGGTCCCGAAGCTGCAACCAACAAATTTCCGTAAGATGTCTGACACACCTCTCGATAGATCAAAAGACCTCAGTATTTTCTCATCGCCTCCACTGACAAATCTAGTGTCTGATATAGGCTCGACGCAAATCATATCGTACCCATGAATTTGAGGCCTGGAAAATTCATGCCATGTTGCGACTGGCCTATGTCTTCCAGACGACTCATATAGCCAGGGTGCATATAACCTTGTGGTTTGATCTAACGATGAAGCTAGCAAAAATTCGCCGCTGGGTGCCCAAGCAATGTCGGTCACCTCTTTCGTGGCGCCGGTGACACCCAACATCGGAGCCCATTCCACACAATCGCTAGATGACCATATCCTCCAAGATCCAGTCTTGCCGTTTGTCAAAATATAGTCGCGATCAGCATCTTTGAACCATAGGCAGGACCAGAATCCACCAGAAGACCCCGTGGCAGTCGAAGCAccttttgaagagatctCTCCCAATCTTGATGCGCAAATCCAAACACCAGATGACTCCTCTGGTTCCCAAATGATGAGGGATGTATCGGCCGTAGCAGCTAGCAACTGCAAACGCTTTTCGTGCCATTGTAATGAAGAAATCCAATCATCGTGTCCCATAATCAGAGCTTCGAAGTTGATGACAATCCTAAAATCGGTCGATACCTCGAAtttgtacttcttgttACTCAACAACGTAGGCCTATGTTCGTCGTCCTTCTCTAAATCAAGGGCTTCTTTGGCCCTAATCCTCCATAACCTGATGTAACGGTCCTGAGACCCGGAGGCCAACAAGAAGTCGTAAGGAGACTCACTCTGCTGGCGGAATGCGAGAGATTTGACCCAGTCTTCGTGTCCTTCCAGTTCCGCCCTTAATTGGCAGTCCTTGATCTGCGTGTCTGCCGCAAGGAACGAATAGATAAAGACGTTAACGCTCGTACCACCGACAGCCAACAAGAACttgtcatcttcaatatgCTTCATTGAGAGTGCCAGTGGCAAGAAGCCCTTGCGAACCGCAAACTCGTGTCCCAACGTAAATTGGTTTCTCTGGTTATCGTACAGCCACATTGAAATTAGACCATTAGCGGTACCGATAACCATCAATCCCTCAACAACTGCCAAAGTAACAATCGTGTGGTCAAAATGTTCAATTGTCTGAATGCATTGCAATGTCGAGAAATCCCAAACCTTGACACGATGATCCTCGGACGTGGAGATCATATAATTGATAGTAGGAACAAATTTAACACAAGTAACATCAGCTTCGTGACCCTTTAAAACTTTGTAAATACCCTCAGAAATATCATCCGTTGGTTTCCATAATGCGATAGTTTTTCCTGCACCAAAAGCAACTACCTTTTCGCCGCTGTGGTAGTCGCTTACCTGGTTCTGTCTGTTAGCTCCGATGAATATTGCTTCGGAATTGACAACGACCATTTCAGCGGAATAATTGACGTCTTGGAGCCCCTTCCAGTGGTTAAAATACAACAGCTTATAATGTCATCGGGCATGAGATGAGCTGTGACTAATTAGGTtaaatctgaaaaattttctaaAAACGTCAGTGTAGACGGTattgagctcttcaagtcttgaaagatcAGAATAATGGAGACTTTAATGGTTGTGATGGTCCATTCAATGGACTTTGACACTTGTGTAGCATTTTATAAACCTTTAATTCGAATAAATAGTGTGGAAACATGGTCATGAATTGTGTAGAGACGGTCGCTCATGCGTCAGTGACACATCCTTGAGAGGCGTTGGCGACCAGCTTGGTGTACTTGGAAAGGGTACCTCTGGTGTAACGTGGAGGAGGAGCAGTCCACTGTGCCCTACGGTCCGAAAGTTCTTGGTCGGAAACCAGTAGGTCGATCTTGTTGTTATCGGCATCAATGACGATTTCGTCTCCGTCTTTGACTAGACCGATCGGTCCACCCTCGGCAGCCTCTGGGACGATGTGGCCAATGAGGAAACCGTGGGAACCACCGGAAAATCTGCCATCTGTCAAGAGAGCGACGTCCTTACCTAGACCGTAGCCCATGAGAGCGGACGAAGGCTTCAACATTTCTGGCATACCTGGACCACCCCTTGGACCTTCATATCTGATAATGACGACAGTCTTTTCACCTTTTTTGATCTCGCCTTTCTCCAACGCATGGATAAAAGcgttctcttcttcaaagacacGAGCCTTAcccttgaagaaagttcCTTCTTTGCCGGTAATCTTACCAACAGCACCGCCTGGTGCTAGAGACCCGTACAGGATTTGCAAGTGGCCGCTGGATTTGATAGGCTGGGAAACCGGTTTGATAATGTCTTGACCTTCGGGAAGCGGAGCTGCCTTGGCTGCACGCTCGGCTAGAGTGTCACCGGTGATGGTGATGGTGTTACCGTTTAGGAAGCCATTGTCGAACAGATACTTGATCACGGATTGAGTACCACCGACCCGGATCAGGTCTGCCATGACATATTTACCAGATGGCTTGAAATCACCAATTAGCGGAGTCTTATCACTGATTCGCTGGAAGTCGTCAGGCGTAATCTTGACACCGGCGGAATGGGCAATGGCGACCAAGTGCAACACCGCGTTGGTGGAACCACCGGTAGCAATAACGTAGGTGATGGCGTTTTCGAATGCTTCCTTGGTAAAGACATCGCGTGGAAGGATTCCTAGTTCCATGGTCTTTTTAATGCTTTCACCAATGTTGTCACACTCAGCCAACTTCTGGTCTGAGACGGCTGGGAACGCGGAGGAGTTTGGCAGCGTGATACCCAACACTTCAGCTACTGAAGCCATAGTATTGGCGGTGTACATACCACCGCAGGAACCTGGGCCTGGACAGGCGTGTTCCACAAcatcttctctttcttgctcAGTAAATTGTTTAGAGATGTATTGGCCATAGGATTGGAAAGCTGAGACGAGGTCGATATTCTCTGGAATCTTGGAGGATCCGCAGGTTGGATGACCAGGTAAGATGGTACCACCGTAGACCATAATGGAAGGTCTGTTGTGACGACCCATAGCCATCATGACACCGGGCATGTTCTTATCACACGATGGGATAGCAATGTTGGCATCGTAATGCTGTGCCATCATGATGGTCTCAAAAGAGTCGGCAATAATCTCTCTACTTTGCAGAGAATATCTCATACCCTTAGTGCCCATAGAAATACCATCGGACACACCGATACTGTTGAATTGCATGGCTTTCAAGCCAGCCTTTTCGACAGACAGCGAACATCTGTTATTGAGATCTAAAAGATGCATATTACATGGGTTACCAGACCACCAACAAGATCCCACTCCGACCTGTGCCTTACTGAAatcatccttcttgaaaccGGTTGCATAAAGCATGGCTTGTGAAGCACCCTGATCCATTGGCTCAGTGATGATGTTGGAGTATctattcaatttcttggcaacaTTTCTCGTGGTAGAGAATTGCCTGTTACCTGCTACTCTGGCCAGGAGTCCCATAGTTGTCAATTTCAGGTAATCAACCAACAGCTGCTACTTGCGTGAGCAAAATCCTGATCGCAAGCCTTGCAAAGATGGGTTATTATATCCTATTATACTTCGAGATGACtgatttttgaaaaatttttctaGTCTTGCTGCAATGCGTAACGAACAGGTACAGGCTCTTTGAACGGCCAATTGAGTCAAAAAGTCGGATCTACAGAAACGGTCGTTCCTGCAGCACGGGGGCTATCTTTGGTCGCAGATTTCCATGAATTCatgcttcatcttctttctATTCATTTTGCACATTTTGGCTTCTATTGTCGTCCGAGGAGCTGGCGGTTTGCGAGTCGATGCTAGCGCCctcgtcgtcttcctcgttcTGTGACGTCTGGCAGTGGGGATCCTGCTCTGAGGGTTCGCCGGTAAACTTGCTGGCAAACTCGCTGACAGGGGACTTCTCGCGAATAAGTCTTCTATCATGCTGAAGGCGTTTCTTTAGATCTTGGCCTAAACCTTGGCCGACCAATTTGGAATATAACTTTTTTCCCAGTGTCTTTCTAAGCAGAATTTCTCTGACTTCGAAATAGAGGTCCTTCGAAACGTTGTTCAGGTTATGCtggtttttcttgaaatacGACCTGAAGTCATCGACgtgtttcttgaaatccagctcattcttcttcagccaAGAGACGTTTAGTTCCTGTCTTGTAGCACCGCGAGCGAAATTCCTCATCAGATACTTATCATAGTTTCTTATAATTCTGGTGATGATATCACTTGTGGAAATTCCGCTCGTTCTCTGGGTCGCTAGAAACCTCCCCATCTCCTTGATCGGTTTGTATATATCGTCACTATCCGCACCGACATAGGGTAAATCG
The sequence above is drawn from the Torulaspora globosa chromosome 5, complete sequence genome and encodes:
- the TMA22 gene encoding Tma22p (ancestral locus Anc_5.144): MSTVTLRKVVYCDVCSFPPDYCEFSGKLKRCKVWLRENHPDIYVQQYGEDEDEVNAVSSKLAESSIGEEREEKLEKDLKRLETKQENREQRELAKKLSSKVVIKREARTKRKFILAISGLEVFDVDMKKLAKTFASKFATGCSVSKNAEKKEEIVIQGDVLEEVEKYIHSLLEEKGLKDVKVETIDAKKKKKAPETPAN
- a CDS encoding SNG1 family protein (ancestral locus Anc_5.143); the encoded protein is MVDEDEMALNQVYTEGASECMNRVVNKDLHVEGSSEASTAESAAGYDGEAAPVETKQQEEAKQQEGSAALQRMGTRFFSPKMKSHRKKIIWTFVLTNALLAVFVLSLLSIYWGATYNRQHYMFKVNVLTVIQDESELVGTTMSAAIATLVAGVPCTWHVFNASEFSEKYKVSSEEIDDKVVDLIFGEKYWMALNVKRNATNALYDSLTGGPTAFNSTEYFEAIYESGRDPTSLQSAILPNMKTLEGIYRTYFLDQYLPSLLGNLTETPPPDRIIAASNMNFEYVDYRPFYNALLLAPLQVGLIYCLLLTFFQLSLFAPLHVEMSKLLKPRHIILYRIGISWLTYFFLSLFFCTVSAIFQVDFTKAFGRAGFVVYWMSTWLLMMALGGANENVISLVLTLGPQYLGFWLMTWIILNIAPSFYPLVLNNQFYRYGYAMPIHNGVDIYKVIFLNLSKQHMGRNYGILVAWVALNTALLPFVLRYVGKTMRKRAAAAAAAQQTN
- the YPP1 gene encoding Ypp1p (ancestral locus Anc_5.142) → MVVLGDAIERSLAARLLGAGEFNSGDAVLDRALRLQFRVQYHLFGAGMTAVVGQVLLDECEKVGGCLAASAREAQTSRLIDKVLHNTRGVLCFHLGEMEDAVTQLEAARAIGIGYGEFGRYLELENLYYRGLCQDSPALYGSELAEVVEAIPDESQGLALHYLYAILEKLAKEANKTEMLKQLPQTSSVGLMARHFSREIREKELLSLAQAVLQKAKFPQAKETNDVELERFHAFMSYYFRTQKSVSAEWGDFIVASMQRTFQSVKVAKSAMLYFAKTNGKATHSRRESVLNFINFARYAEKHYVISGGTYQDVMSLIDCYSFVLRMARDESWNIESVFNVEETTNKLLKLLHFFYHEYNFPLMENAESLNWLENSSKLFLPRTVSRTLSEAWEVLYQVRAESLKHMVSNDLACYLSNAMCAAPKGSNLADLQFEYSYVLASQRKIEPAIKVLKSVLLEANPELYKAWHLLALCESIHENKEVSFKIVCSVLEAMKESLAENKLRILDRWQFIQLKLTQLSLIDELFGTLDASEMLPEVFELYSVLFPADTEEFDRIGDKCKQSKEYLLQAIWIFAANLYMRLGDKVEDAKKAISEAEQVTDKFKNLNCDLARGYLKLINGEPRAALSNFETVLFYDPLNVNALIGFAQIIFPEELNESEAALREYWHLEESNKGAHSAGGTTQQVFVSDLDKSAACARLKFLLEYAITKSIEAYHSPEVWWYLSSIYEKYEDQSYKASLLNCIRYKESDPIRAFQSCNF
- the PMT6 gene encoding dolichyl-phosphate-mannose-protein mannosyltransferase PMT6 (ancestral locus Anc_5.140), translated to MSASPKPKGSSLQDVSEKGTASPTGESSDIRTTIRHCLSVLVPLALTSLSFYVRLHNIEKNQYVVWDEAHFGKFGSYYIKHEFYHDVHPPLGKMLIALTEWLAGFDGNFGFDSNTAYPDNVNYKRIRQYNAIFGALCTPVAYYSAKNMGFGALTVFLITLMVTLEHSFIVLSKFILLDSMLLFFTMLAFYCMVKLYNFRDKPFTRPWSWWMLLTGVSIGCVCSVKWVGLFITLVIGLYTVMELFSFHSNASISKKMLFKHWIIRVINLILIPFLIYLFCFRVHFAILYKSGTGDASTNTLFQINLQNNKIENSPRDVVYGSEVTIRSHGLSPNLLHSHVQTYPEGSNQKQVTGYGFADGNNVWQIRFSRGSGLQSDFNDTLDDMLRPVKDGDEIRLVHKSTGTNLHSHEVPSHVSRGNFEVSGYGSETVGDDKDDWIIEFVEQLDSSNPDFPKEDHTNLHPVSTFFRLRHKVLGCYLTSTGLSYPAWGFKQAEIVCKESWSRRDKSTWWNVEEHWNEHLESSPDYVPPKSKFWTDFVLINFAMASSNNALIPDEDKYDNLATKAWEWPTLHTGLRMCSWSRDVYRYYLIGSPFNTWLSTASLFAFIFLMVKLAFQWRRQAIEISEQQFWDLMIKGGFPFVSWIAHYLPFVTMGRVTYVHHYVPALYFAILVFGFTIDYVSQGLRTPVRYAIYTLLFAGCTYTYIYFSPLCQGMHGPGVVYSKLQLLPTWDIVI